In the Symmachiella macrocystis genome, CGGGAGAAGTCGCTTTGGAATTCGTCCGCCGACTAATCGTCAGAATAGTGATCCTGGAATTCAGTTCCAGACTGTCGATGTTGCGTTTGAATATGAATTGACACGTGAAAATAATTTTCTCCGCGTGGATGCCACAATGGATCTGCCGCCATCGATGATTTCCGTCGCCGCAGCGGCCCAACAAGCGGCCGGTGGGTCACTGAGTGGGGGCGGTCTGCATCCCGGAACACTTACAATGGTTTCTGCATCCATGAGTTTTTGGAGCAACCAAGCAGGCGGCAATCGTCGCGGTGTTCGGATGGTCAAAGATATGCCCATTGTCGGTGGGTACAGCTGGATGACCGAACTGCTCCCCTATATGGGGTATGCAGAACTTTATGGGGGATTGGACTTCGAGAAGAGTTGGATCACGCATCCGGAAAATCATCGCATCGCCCGCACGGTGATTCCGGAATTTCTCAACCCAGGCGCCGACACCGCCAAATGGCAAGGCTATCCCTACAACGGATTGGGCCTGACACATTTTGTCGGGATGTCGGGAGTGGAAGACGGCCCGAATGTTGTGGCTGCGGCGTTGAGTCGAAACGATCCCCGCGCGGGATTCTTTGGCTATGACGACATCGCAAAACCACGTGAGATCACCGATGGCGCGAGCAAGACCATTATGCTGATAGGTTCGGGCCGGTTGGCCGGTCCTTGGATTCAGGGAGGGGGCGCCACAATTCGCGGAGCGCGGGAACCTTACTTTGACGAACTGAGCGGATTCCAATCCCCAGGATTGAAAACACCTGGCAGCGTCGTTCTTTTCGCTGACGGCTCCAGCCGCGAAATCTCGGCCGACATCGACCCGGAAGTATTTCGCGCCATGTGTACGATTCATGGCGCCGAGACGGTGGATATTCCCAGCGGACAGCCCTTGCAAACCGGGATTCCCACGCCAACACCGACTCCAGCGCCTGCAGCTGGGAACGGACTGCAAGGTGTGATCGATTTCTTTAAATCGGGTGGTCAATAATCCGTCAGCTCAACCAACTAACACCGGCCTCCACAACAGAAAAGAAAAACGGCATGTTCCGGCGACATCAACTACTTTTGATTGCGACCGCATTGTTGTTGCTGTCATGGCCTCAGCCGTCTGTACGAGCCGACTTTCTGGAAGTCCGAGTTCCCGGTTCAAACCTCACCATCGTCCTGGAAGGCCGAGTGCAAAAGGGCCGCACCGTGCGGTTGTCGCACAAATTCGGCACGCTGTACTTTGACAACAACGACGTTACGGAGGTTTATGAAGTCCCCTCAAACACCGCTCTCTTTGGACGCATGGCGGCCAAGGCCCGAGCGGACAAGGATGCCGATGCCTTGTTCGCTGCGGCCAAATGGGCGTTGAAACATGCATTGCTGCATCAATTCTATCAGGGGATCGATCAAACACTGGACATCGACCCCGACCATCCCGCCGCCCTGCGTGCCAAAGCACTGAAGGAACAAATTGACGTTCCCTTGCCCGAATCGGATGAGGAAGAAGAGCGCCTGAAGAGCATCTTGAATCGACCGAATTTCAATGTCGAACGCAGCAATCATTTCATCCTGCTGCATGACACCAATCCTGCCGGGGAAATGCTCAAAATCGCCAACGCGCGCCGCCGTCCCCCCCGCGCTAAAGAACGTCTACGGTTGCTGGAAGACGTTTACGAAACGTTCCTGTTCATGTTCATCGTCGAAGGGATCGAAATTGACATCCCTCAGGAACGCTTGCAGGTACTATTGTTTAAGGAAAACCAGGATTATCTGGACTTTTCCAAGTCGCTGAACCCCGCACTGGCCAGCGCGGTCGGATTCTGGGATCCCACGCGTAACGTCAGCGTATTCTACGACAATGCCACTGACGAGTTGTACGAAGCGGTGCAGGACTCGATGGAGAAGCTCCAAGAGCAAAAAGAACAGGCAGTGAGAAATCGCAGCCGGGCCGCCAAAACAATCGTCCGCAATACAAATACCTTGCAGGTGATGTTTTCCGCTGCTCAGGAGCGTTCTGACATCAAAGTCGTGACCCATGAGGCAACGCATCAACTCGCAGGGAACACGGGTTTGCTGCCGCGACATGTCCGCATTCCCAATTGGGCGCACGAAGGGTTGGCCACCTATTTCGAAGCGCCCGCCGAAGCGACCTGGAGCGGCGTAGGGGCTGTGAATAAAGACCGATTGGACAAGTACCGTGCACTCGCCGAGGATGTGGATCACTCCAACATCGATTTTATCGTTACCGACCAAATCTTTATGCTGGCCGGTTCGCACAATGCTCGGCTACACGCCTATGGGCAAGCGTGGGCGCTGACACATTTTCTGATGGAAAAGCACTTTCAAGAATTTGTAAAATACTATGCTCTGCTGGCGCAGATGCCACCGGACATCACACTCAACCCCGACGTCCTGTTGGAGATTTTTGATCGAGCTTTTGGTGAGGATCGCAAGGCGATGACGTTGGAATGGCGGACCTATATGCGCGAGCTGAAAACCGATTTCGAAATCGCCACCGAGAAGGAAAAAGACGACGACGAATAACCCGCACCGTCCTAGGCAACCAACCTGGGGATCATGCTGTGGTGTCGACAGAGATTGCATTCCCAAAGCGTCTGTCAAACGTCTCCTCGCTGCTGAGCAAAGCCGTCGGCAGGGGTTTCTCTCTGTGAGCGACTGGAACCAAGTTATGATTCTCAGCCGCATTGTCCTCTTGGCCATAACATTATTACTGCTCTGCGGGTGCAATCGCCCGGTCCGTTTGACGCCCGGCACGTTTGCGATGTGCATTGCCGCCAATGAAGCGGACCACCTGGAGATCATTGCCTTGGCCAAGGAGACACCCGGCGCGATCGTGCTCAAAGACGGCGAAATTGTCGGCGAGTGGCTTCAAGTAGCGGCTAATAGCCTTGCCAGCCAGCAAATCGATGAAACCGATGATTTCATTGTTCGCGAAGAAAACAGCGTCAGGGAAGTGTTGGTCGTACATAGCCAGTTTGATCTGACGGAAAGTTATATCCGCACGGCCACGCTTTCGGATGAAGCCATTAGCGACGGCCATCCGCAGG is a window encoding:
- a CDS encoding DUF1570 domain-containing protein, coding for MFRRHQLLLIATALLLLSWPQPSVRADFLEVRVPGSNLTIVLEGRVQKGRTVRLSHKFGTLYFDNNDVTEVYEVPSNTALFGRMAAKARADKDADALFAAAKWALKHALLHQFYQGIDQTLDIDPDHPAALRAKALKEQIDVPLPESDEEEERLKSILNRPNFNVERSNHFILLHDTNPAGEMLKIANARRRPPRAKERLRLLEDVYETFLFMFIVEGIEIDIPQERLQVLLFKENQDYLDFSKSLNPALASAVGFWDPTRNVSVFYDNATDELYEAVQDSMEKLQEQKEQAVRNRSRAAKTIVRNTNTLQVMFSAAQERSDIKVVTHEATHQLAGNTGLLPRHVRIPNWAHEGLATYFEAPAEATWSGVGAVNKDRLDKYRALAEDVDHSNIDFIVTDQIFMLAGSHNARLHAYGQAWALTHFLMEKHFQEFVKYYALLAQMPPDITLNPDVLLEIFDRAFGEDRKAMTLEWRTYMRELKTDFEIATEKEKDDDE
- a CDS encoding SecDF P1 head subdomain-containing protein, whose translation is MILSRIVLLAITLLLLCGCNRPVRLTPGTFAMCIAANEADHLEIIALAKETPGAIVLKDGEIVGEWLQVAANSLASQQIDETDDFIVREENSVREVLVVHSQFDLTESYIRTATLSDEAISDGHPQVKITISAAGAQLAHELLSSNAPDYLNELFRNVAMVVRGQVFELPRLETEIGSRFVISTTAPENAAYIVAILNGKVQQPPQ